From a single Pseudophryne corroboree isolate aPseCor3 chromosome 6, aPseCor3.hap2, whole genome shotgun sequence genomic region:
- the LOC134934018 gene encoding olfactory receptor 5P55-like translates to MYYNNLTTIIFIGFDNITSFKALLFFSFLAIYCATICGNLLIIMLVCNNKNLHSPMYYFLTQLSISDLILSTDIVPNLLRVILFDRSTISFIGCFTQFYLFGLSEVLECFILTVMSYDRYLAICNPLHYNSIMSSLFCMKLIIMSWISTCICVFIQASQIHQLHFCGPNIIDHFFCDFDPVLKLSCSSVFTVRLIASILSIPFFLCSFIVIALSYSYIIYTIAKMTSIVRRKKAFSTCSSHFVVVSIFYGTFNAMYLIPTKGKPVNISKALSVLYTVITPFLNPIIYSLRNKDITKAFNKLLGSEQKNQ, encoded by the coding sequence atgtattataacAATCTCACAACCATCATATTTATAGGATTTGATAATATTACCAGTTTTAAAGCTCTACTCTTCTTCTCTTTTCTTGCAATTTACTGTGCAACAATATGTGGCAACCTCCTGATTATAATGTTAGTGTGCAACAACAAGAATCTCCACTCTCCCATGTACTACTTTCTCACCCAACTCTCCATATCTGACCTTATTTTGTCCACTGATATTGTCCCCAATCTACTTCGAGTTATCCTGTTTGATAGAAGCACCATATCCTTCATAGGATGTTTCACCCAATTTTATTTATTTGGTCTTTCTGAAGTTCTAGAGTGTTTTATTTTGACAGTGATGTCTTATGATCGATATCTGGCCATCTGTAACCCTCTACATTATAACTCTATAATGAGCTCTTTATTCTGCATGAAGCTGATTATCATGTCTTGGATATCTACTTGTATTTGTGTATTCATTCAAGCATCACAAATACACCAACTGCACTTCTGCGGACCAAACATTATTGACCATTTCTTTTGTGATTTTGACCCTGTTCTTAAACTTTCCTGCTCCAGTGTTTTCACAGTTCGATTGATAGCAAGTATTTTAAGTATTCCATTTTTTTTATGTTCCTTTATAGTAATTGCTTTATCCTACTCCTATATCATTTATACCATTGCTAAAATGACTTCAATTGTTAGACGTAAGAAAGCCTTTTCAACCTGCAGTTCCCATTTTGTGGTGGTATCTATATTTTATGGGACATTTAATGCTATGTATCTTATACCGACCAAAGGCAAACCAGTGAACATCAGTAAAGCGCTTTCTGTGCTGTATACAGTCATCACTCCATTTTTAAACCCTATAATCTACAGCTTGAGGAACAAAGACATCACAAAAGCATTCAATAAATTATTAGGTAGTGAACAAAAGAATCAATAA